A genomic window from Mobula hypostoma chromosome X1, sMobHyp1.1, whole genome shotgun sequence includes:
- the LOC134340367 gene encoding zinc finger CCCH domain-containing protein 10-like: MSENDTDNLVNSGKYEPGKSKRNVCRDFLRNVCTRGKNCRYFHPDNIEASDLADIRNDTDNIVNIANDEAGKNKQNICRDFLRNICSRGKNCRYFHPDDIEASDLADIRNDIDNLVNVGNDEAGKNKLNICRDFLRNLCNRGKNCRYFHPDDIEVSNHADLSDDADNLVNNSKYDASKNKRNVCRDFLRNVCSRGKNCRYFHPDNVEAYDVGDMRHESIFCQYFQNSKCTRENCTFIHGTKAEENYYNKTGKLPAHLQKTVAVTFGLSPSNLPLITKEVPFCRDFLKGKCRRGSKCKFQHLKRDDNDKKSTEKVSQNREASPEICRYDRLDDLYETEKCAYDQNPKRKRMEGLRFEVFDYSTPSLRPVERSFLEEENHMLRKRNEELKKQVSSLMITNEVLLKQNADLRKQVKLGILTTGTDPTQSPAMHSVTNYNHSIVETHTTLSNQSLRSQPISHQELIAQARAHNALCSEATSQSPPHLSAALSTPYAQGMASPVSVAPIAISVAPVAVTQSLPGIAMSYTTTQMVSYPNASQSMRFLCRAEES; encoded by the coding sequence ATGTCGGAGAACGACACTGATAATTTAGTCAACAGCGGCAAATATGAGCCTGGCAAGAGCAAACGGAATGTTTGCCGAGACTTTCTGCGCAATGTCTGCACCCGTGGTAAGAATTGCAGGTACTTCCACCCCGACAATATTGAGGCCTCCGACCTCGCCGACATAAGGAATGACACTGATAATATAGTCAACATTGCTAACGATGAAGCTGGTAAAAACAAACAGAACATTTGCCGAGACTTTCTGCGCAATATCTGCAGCCGTGGTAAGAATTGCAGGTACTTCCATCCAGATGACATTGAGGCTTCAGACCTTGCTGACATAAGGAATGACATTGATAATTTAGTCAACGTTGGCAATGATGAGGCTGGCAAAAACAAACTGAACATTTGCCGAGACTTTCTGCGCAATCTCTGCAATCGTGGTAAGAATTGCAGATATTTTCACCCAGATGATATTGAGGTATCCAACCATGCTGACCTAAGTGATGATGCTGATAACTTAGTCAATAATAGCAAATATGATGCTAGCAAGAACAAACGGAATGTTTGTCGTGATTTTCTGCGCAATGTCTGCAGTCGTGGTAAGAATTGCAGGTACTTTCACCCAGACAATGTTGAAGCCTATGATGTAGGTGATATGCGGCATGAGTCTATATTTTGTCAGTACTTTCAGAATAGTAAGTGTACCCGTGAAAACTGCACGTTCATTCACGGGACAAAGGCTGAAGAAAATTATTACAATAAAACAGGTAAGCTTCCTGCCCACTTGCAAAAGACAGTGGCTGTGACATTTGGGCTCTCGCCCTCCAATTTGCCCCTTATTACAAAGGAAGTCCCATTCTGCCGTGACTTTCTCAAAGGCAAATGTCGAAGAGGATCCAAGTGTAAATTTCAGCACTTGAAACGTGATGACAATGATAAGaaaagcacagaaaaagtgtcgcAAAATAGAGAGGCTTCCCCTGAGATCTGCAGATATGACCGTTTGGATGACCTTTATGAGACTGAGAAATGTGCTTATGACCAAAATCCAaaaaggaaaagaatggagggcttGCGGTTTGAAGTATTTGATTACAGTACACCCAGTCTGCGGCCAGTTGAAAGGAGTTTCCTGGAGGAGGAAAACCATATGCTTAGAAAGCGCAATGAAGAGCTCAAGAAGCAGGTATCAAGCCTAATGATTACAAATGAGGTACTTCTGAAACAAAATGCTGATCTCCGCAAACAAGTGAAGCTAGGAATCCTGACCACAGGAACTGACCCAACACAGTCACCAGCTATGCACAGTGTTACCAATTATAATCATAGCATAGTGGAGACTCATACCACCCTCAGCAACCAATCCTTGAGATCACAGCCTATTTCTCATCAAGAATTGATAGCGCAAGCGAGAGCTCACAATGCTTTGTGTTCTGAAGCTACGTCCCAAAGTCCACCCCACCTTAGTGCTGCTCTCTCTACACCTTATGCCCAAGGGATGGCTTCACCAGTTTCAGTGGCACCAATTGCCATTTCAGTTGCACCAGTGGCAGTAACGCAATCACTTCCTGGAATTGCCATGAGTTATACCACCACTCAAATGGTCAGTTATCCAAATGCATCACAGAGTATGAGGTTCCTCTGTCGTGCGGAGGAGAGTTGA